In one window of Meiothermus sp. DNA:
- a CDS encoding histidinol-phosphatase, whose translation MYDSHMHTPLCKHAAGAPAEYVQAAREAGLLGIVMTDHSPMPAWFDPEVRMELAELPFYHTMLEKLRAEAGSFYVGIGLEADFHPGTEYFVRRLRRQYDYDYIIGSVHYIGAWPFDNPRYESEFEERDLREVYRAYFKLVAEAARTGLFHAIGHLDLPKVMGFRPPEGYADLAEEALQVIAGEGLALDVNTAGWRKKAAEIYPSPELLARAFELKIPVVLGSDAHRPQDVAHRFADAVALLKSVGYREAVVFKAGKPEAYALAGADSQ comes from the coding sequence GTGTACGACAGCCACATGCACACGCCGCTTTGCAAGCATGCCGCTGGAGCCCCTGCCGAGTATGTGCAAGCTGCCAGGGAAGCAGGCTTGCTGGGCATCGTCATGACCGATCATAGCCCCATGCCGGCCTGGTTCGACCCCGAGGTGCGCATGGAACTGGCAGAGCTGCCTTTTTACCACACCATGCTGGAAAAGCTTCGGGCGGAAGCGGGTAGCTTTTATGTGGGGATTGGCCTCGAGGCCGACTTTCACCCCGGCACCGAGTACTTTGTGCGGCGTCTGCGCCGGCAGTACGACTACGACTATATCATCGGCTCGGTGCACTACATCGGGGCCTGGCCTTTTGACAACCCCCGCTACGAGTCCGAGTTCGAGGAGCGCGACCTGCGGGAGGTCTACCGGGCCTATTTCAAGCTGGTGGCCGAGGCCGCCCGCACCGGCTTGTTCCACGCCATCGGGCACCTGGACCTGCCCAAGGTGATGGGCTTTAGGCCCCCCGAAGGCTACGCCGACCTGGCCGAGGAAGCCTTGCAGGTGATAGCCGGGGAAGGGCTGGCGCTGGACGTGAACACCGCCGGCTGGCGCAAAAAGGCCGCCGAAATCTACCCCAGCCCGGAGCTTTTGGCCAGGGCTTTTGAACTCAAAATTCCGGTGGTGCTGGGCTCCGACGCCCACCGCCCCCAGGACGTGGCCCACCGTTTTGCCGATGCGGTGGCCTTGCTAAAGTCGGTGGGCTACCGGGAAGCGGTGGT